In Arthrobacter ramosus, one DNA window encodes the following:
- the yidC gene encoding membrane protein insertase YidC translates to MDIFGTILAPFKWLVSAIMLGFHDGLSFIGLPPENGWTWTLSIIGLVLVIRAALIPVFVKQIKAQRGMQLLQPDLKKMQAKYKGKTDQLSRQAMAQEQMALYKKHGTNPFSACLPMLIQMPFFFALFQVLSGITQARQSGIGIGALSHDQVVQFDESSIFGAPLSASLLHGGGLPGSDQTIVWVLSIVMILAMTASQFITQKQIMAKNMSEEAMASPFMRQQKMMLYILPLVFGVGGINFPIGVLIYWTTTNLWTMGQQFFVIRRMPTPGSPAARALAERRAAKGLPSHSLLGGKKDADVAAEVAAVEVKAQQRIQPQRKNRKKK, encoded by the coding sequence ATGGACATCTTTGGAACAATTCTGGCCCCGTTCAAGTGGCTAGTGTCCGCGATCATGCTGGGGTTCCACGACGGGCTGAGTTTCATTGGCCTGCCGCCGGAGAACGGCTGGACCTGGACGCTGTCCATCATCGGCTTGGTGCTGGTGATCCGTGCCGCCCTGATCCCTGTCTTCGTGAAGCAGATCAAGGCACAGCGGGGCATGCAGCTGCTTCAGCCTGACCTGAAGAAGATGCAGGCGAAGTACAAGGGCAAGACCGACCAGCTCTCCCGCCAGGCGATGGCGCAGGAACAGATGGCGCTGTACAAGAAGCACGGAACCAACCCGTTCTCCGCTTGTTTGCCCATGCTGATCCAGATGCCGTTCTTCTTCGCGCTGTTCCAGGTGCTTTCCGGTATCACCCAGGCCCGCCAGAGCGGTATCGGCATCGGCGCCCTGAGCCACGACCAGGTGGTGCAGTTCGACGAATCCAGCATCTTCGGCGCACCGCTCTCGGCTTCCTTGCTTCACGGCGGTGGTCTCCCCGGATCCGATCAGACGATCGTGTGGGTCCTCTCCATCGTGATGATCCTGGCCATGACGGCGTCGCAGTTCATCACCCAGAAACAGATCATGGCCAAGAACATGTCCGAAGAGGCGATGGCCAGCCCGTTCATGCGCCAGCAGAAGATGATGCTCTACATCCTGCCGCTCGTTTTCGGTGTGGGTGGCATCAACTTCCCGATTGGTGTGCTCATCTACTGGACCACCACCAACCTTTGGACCATGGGCCAGCAGTTCTTTGTCATCCGCCGCATGCCGACGCCGGGTTCCCCCGCGGCGAGGGCGCTTGCTGAGCGTCGCGCCGCCAAGGGCTTGCCGTCCCACTCCCTCTTGGGCGGTAAGAAGGACGCAGACGTCGCTGCCGAAGTGGCCGCCGTCGAGGTCAAGGCACAGCAGCGCATCCAGCCACAACGTAAGAACAGGAAGAAGAAGTAA
- the rsmG gene encoding 16S rRNA (guanine(527)-N(7))-methyltransferase RsmG, with amino-acid sequence MVEITAAELQAAEKIFGDRLGLAQRYVEHLATSGTERGLIGPREVPRLWSRHVLNCAVIESAIAHGSHVADVGSGAGLPGLCLAIARPDLELTLIEPLERRVIWLQEVVDDLGLGNVTVMRTRAELAVGMVDADVVTARAVSALSKLAGLTIPLLNGKGEVVAIKGRSAAEEIEQAAKVIRRLGGVETSVVVCGQELLEEPTTVVRIVVNKQRKIT; translated from the coding sequence ATGGTTGAAATCACGGCAGCCGAACTCCAGGCGGCAGAGAAGATCTTCGGTGACCGGCTTGGTCTCGCCCAGCGGTACGTAGAACATTTGGCGACATCAGGAACCGAGCGCGGGCTGATTGGCCCGCGCGAGGTTCCCCGCCTGTGGAGCCGGCACGTTCTCAATTGCGCCGTCATCGAGTCGGCAATAGCCCATGGCAGCCACGTTGCAGACGTCGGTTCGGGTGCCGGGCTTCCCGGCTTGTGCTTGGCGATTGCACGTCCCGATCTTGAACTCACGCTGATCGAACCCCTGGAGCGACGCGTCATTTGGCTTCAGGAAGTGGTGGACGACCTCGGGCTGGGCAATGTCACCGTCATGCGCACCCGGGCAGAGCTCGCAGTGGGAATGGTCGACGCGGACGTCGTCACGGCCAGGGCTGTCTCTGCCCTCTCCAAGCTCGCTGGTTTGACCATTCCCTTGCTTAACGGCAAGGGTGAAGTGGTTGCGATCAAGGGCCGCAGTGCTGCCGAGGAGATTGAGCAAGCTGCGAAAGTCATCCGCAGGCTCGGCGGCGTGGAAACGTCTGTTGTGGTTTGCGGGCAGGAGCTCTTGGAAGAACCCACCACAGTGGTGAGGATCGTCGTTAACAAACAGCGGAAGATCACTTAG
- a CDS encoding ParB/RepB/Spo0J family partition protein, translating to MSEKRRGLGRGLGALIPSSASAGASGNGVPTSRPVDLFFPEARKAQETVDTPEVPETEVAKSSPSRGSSSNSTTAAKTPAAKSPASKVTADDGATASERAEATTDDGFSESLPSESPEVQLVEVPGARFAEIPVGDIHPNRKQPRSVFDEDDMAELVHSVKEIGVLQPIVVRTSTEKGGEPYELVMGERRWRAVQAAGLETIPAIVRDTNDDDLLRDALLENLHRSQLNPLEEAAAYQQLLEDFGTTHEQLADRIGRSRPQVSNTLRLLKLPPLVQRRVAASVLSAGHARALLALPDAAAMERLAQKIVSEGMSVRATEEAVALYQDPTVPPKNSIPRPNARHERLDYLASSLSDRLDTNVKITLGARKGRVSIEFASVEDLNRIMDVLSPGDEG from the coding sequence ATGAGCGAAAAGCGACGAGGCCTGGGTAGGGGTCTTGGGGCTCTCATTCCCAGCTCCGCTTCGGCTGGTGCATCGGGCAATGGCGTTCCGACGTCCCGCCCAGTGGACCTCTTCTTCCCTGAGGCGCGCAAGGCCCAGGAGACGGTGGATACCCCCGAGGTGCCTGAAACCGAAGTAGCGAAGAGCTCGCCTTCACGAGGCTCTTCGTCCAATAGTACGACGGCGGCAAAGACTCCTGCTGCGAAGTCGCCCGCCTCGAAGGTCACCGCCGATGACGGCGCGACCGCGTCTGAGCGGGCCGAGGCTACCACCGATGACGGTTTTTCTGAGTCGCTTCCCTCGGAATCGCCCGAGGTCCAACTAGTCGAGGTTCCCGGGGCGCGCTTCGCCGAAATCCCTGTCGGGGACATCCATCCCAACCGCAAGCAACCGCGCAGCGTCTTCGATGAGGACGACATGGCGGAGCTGGTTCACTCCGTCAAGGAAATAGGCGTCCTCCAGCCAATTGTTGTACGTACTTCAACCGAAAAGGGTGGAGAACCGTACGAACTGGTGATGGGTGAGCGGCGATGGAGGGCTGTACAGGCCGCCGGGCTCGAAACCATCCCCGCGATTGTTCGCGATACCAACGATGACGACCTCCTGCGCGATGCTTTGCTGGAGAACCTCCACCGCAGCCAACTGAACCCCCTGGAAGAAGCAGCTGCCTACCAGCAACTCCTGGAGGACTTCGGTACCACCCACGAGCAGCTGGCCGATCGGATCGGACGTTCCCGGCCGCAGGTGTCTAACACTCTTCGTCTCCTTAAACTTCCTCCCCTCGTGCAGCGGCGCGTCGCGGCCAGTGTGCTCTCGGCCGGCCACGCACGTGCATTGCTCGCTCTTCCGGACGCAGCCGCGATGGAGCGCCTCGCGCAGAAGATCGTCTCCGAGGGGATGTCCGTACGGGCCACTGAAGAAGCGGTGGCGTTGTACCAGGATCCTACGGTGCCGCCGAAGAACAGTATCCCGCGCCCCAATGCACGCCATGAGCGCCTCGACTATCTTGCTTCTTCTCTTTCCGATCGACTGGACACGAACGTGAAGATCACGCTGGGTGCCCGAAAAGGTCGAGTCAGCATTGAGTTTGCCAGTGTTGAAGATCTGAACCGCATCATGGATGTTTTGTCTCCCGGAGATGAAGGCTAG
- a CDS encoding ParA family protein gives MGSSETSTQRIPPFISLGSARAMAAPSASFESALMRTNSVANAAVSRETLIVGHDNVMDSIDDSSPIARQLANETRRRERLVGRELPKPEKTRIFTVSNQKGGVGKTTTTVNIAAALASAGLNVLVIDIDPQGNASTALGIEHHADVDSIYDVLINDLPLRDVVAPCPDIPNLICAPATIHLAGAEIELVSLVAREQRLRRAIDVYSKERAKNGEARLDFIFIDCPPSLGLLTVNAFCAASEVLIPIQCEYYALEGLSQLLKNIEMIQKHLNADLVVSTILLTMYDGRTNLAAQVASEVRQHFPEQVLGAVVPRSVRISEAPSYQQTVMTYDPSSSGALSYMEAAAEIAER, from the coding sequence GTGGGCAGTAGCGAAACCTCCACCCAGCGGATCCCGCCATTTATTTCCTTGGGGTCGGCTCGGGCCATGGCTGCACCCTCGGCGTCCTTTGAATCTGCGCTGATGCGCACGAATTCGGTTGCAAACGCCGCTGTTTCACGTGAAACGCTGATTGTCGGACACGACAACGTCATGGACTCCATCGACGACTCCAGCCCCATTGCGCGCCAGCTCGCCAACGAGACCCGACGTCGCGAACGGCTGGTGGGACGCGAGCTTCCCAAGCCGGAGAAAACCCGTATTTTTACCGTGTCCAATCAAAAGGGCGGCGTCGGAAAGACCACCACGACGGTCAACATTGCGGCCGCCTTGGCTTCCGCTGGACTCAATGTCCTGGTGATCGACATCGATCCCCAAGGCAATGCATCTACGGCTCTTGGTATTGAACACCACGCCGACGTCGACAGTATTTACGATGTGCTGATCAACGACCTTCCGCTGCGTGACGTTGTGGCTCCTTGCCCTGATATTCCCAATCTCATCTGCGCGCCGGCAACCATTCACCTCGCGGGCGCTGAGATTGAACTGGTTTCCCTCGTTGCACGCGAGCAGCGCCTGCGCCGCGCAATCGATGTGTATTCGAAAGAACGCGCGAAGAACGGTGAAGCTCGCCTGGACTTCATCTTCATCGACTGCCCGCCCAGCCTGGGCCTGCTGACCGTCAACGCCTTCTGCGCGGCCAGCGAGGTACTCATTCCCATCCAGTGTGAGTACTACGCATTGGAAGGCCTGAGCCAGCTGCTCAAGAACATCGAAATGATCCAGAAGCACCTCAATGCTGATCTGGTCGTTTCCACCATCCTCCTCACTATGTATGACGGCCGCACCAATCTGGCCGCGCAGGTGGCTTCCGAAGTCCGCCAACATTTTCCGGAGCAGGTTCTCGGCGCCGTGGTTCCACGCTCCGTGCGCATCTCGGAAGCTCCGAGCTATCAACAGACGGTGATGACCTACGATCCGTCATCCAGCGGCGCGTTGTCCTACATGGAAGCCGCCGCGGAAATCGCCGAGCGCTAG
- the dnaA gene encoding chromosomal replication initiator protein DnaA, translated as MTVDEANHANTVGSSWRRVLSLLEQDDRVTPRQRGFVILAQAQGLIGSTLLVAVPNELTREVLQTQVKDALDDALRSVFSDDIRCAIDVDTDLVPIHEEPVPAVELSSANDLAVELKPQPTPPSTSHEFGRLNPKYVFDTFVIGSSNRFAHAAAVAVAEAPAKAYNPLFIYGDSGLGKTHLLHAIGHYARRLYSGIRVRYVNSEEFTNDFINSIRDDEGASFKTTYRNVDVLLIDDIQFLAGKDRTLEEFFHTFNALHNNNKQVVITSDLPPKQLAGFEDRMKSRFEWGLLTDIQPPELETRIAILRKKAQSEGLSAPDDALEYIASKISSNIRELEGALIRVTAFASLNRQPVDVALAEMVLKDLITDDGAQEITADQILKQTAEYFKLSMEELCSKSRTRTLVTARQIAMYLCRELTDMSLPKIGQELGGRDHTTVIHADRKIRELMAERRVIYNQVTELTNRIKQQQRDS; from the coding sequence ATGACGGTAGACGAAGCCAACCACGCCAACACGGTCGGAAGTTCCTGGCGGCGGGTGCTGAGCCTGCTGGAACAAGACGATCGCGTCACACCCCGGCAGCGTGGTTTCGTCATCCTTGCGCAGGCGCAAGGCCTCATCGGCTCCACCCTTCTGGTGGCCGTACCCAACGAGCTCACCCGCGAGGTTCTCCAGACGCAAGTCAAGGACGCCCTCGATGACGCCCTCCGCAGCGTGTTTTCCGACGACATCCGGTGCGCGATCGACGTCGACACGGATCTGGTGCCCATCCACGAAGAGCCGGTGCCCGCCGTCGAACTCTCTTCCGCGAACGACCTGGCCGTCGAACTGAAGCCGCAGCCCACACCGCCGAGTACTTCGCACGAATTCGGCCGGCTCAACCCGAAGTACGTCTTTGACACCTTCGTGATCGGTTCTTCCAACCGCTTTGCCCATGCTGCGGCGGTCGCGGTCGCGGAAGCACCGGCCAAGGCTTACAACCCGCTGTTCATCTACGGTGATTCCGGGCTCGGCAAGACGCACTTGCTGCACGCGATCGGCCACTATGCCCGCCGTCTCTACAGCGGCATCCGGGTACGCTACGTGAATTCCGAAGAGTTCACCAACGACTTCATCAACTCCATCCGCGACGACGAAGGCGCCAGCTTCAAGACCACGTACCGCAACGTCGACGTGCTCCTGATTGACGACATCCAGTTCCTGGCGGGCAAGGACCGGACGCTCGAGGAGTTCTTCCACACCTTCAACGCCCTGCACAACAACAACAAGCAGGTGGTCATCACCTCGGACCTCCCGCCCAAGCAACTGGCCGGCTTCGAGGACCGCATGAAGTCCCGTTTCGAATGGGGCCTGCTGACCGATATCCAGCCGCCAGAACTCGAAACCCGCATTGCGATCCTCCGCAAGAAGGCCCAGAGCGAGGGATTGTCCGCCCCCGACGACGCCTTGGAGTACATCGCTTCCAAGATCTCCAGCAACATCCGCGAGCTCGAAGGCGCGCTGATCCGCGTCACTGCGTTCGCCAGCCTCAACCGCCAGCCCGTCGATGTGGCCCTCGCCGAAATGGTGCTGAAGGACCTGATCACCGACGACGGCGCCCAGGAGATCACGGCCGACCAGATCCTGAAGCAGACGGCCGAGTACTTCAAGCTCAGCATGGAAGAGCTTTGCAGCAAGTCCCGCACGCGCACCTTGGTGACCGCGCGGCAGATCGCCATGTACCTGTGCCGCGAGCTCACGGACATGTCCCTGCCGAAGATCGGCCAGGAGCTTGGCGGCCGCGACCACACCACAGTGATCCACGCCGACCGCAAGATTCGCGAACTGATGGCCGAGCGCCGTGTGATCTACAACCAAGTGACTGAGCTAACCAACCGCATCAAGCAGCAACAACGCGATTCCTGA
- a CDS encoding protein jag, producing MSVESTEEATAAAAGELVEATEETSEEGAAAGRGTSVSRLEEEGDIAADYLEELLDIADIDGDIDIEVRNGRTYISIAAEDDSEGLESLVGRDGEVLEALQELARLSVLSATESRSRLVLDINGYRKERAGDLQQIAEDAVAKVKETGASVALAPMSAYERKIVHDAVADLGFVSESEGEGAGRHIVVSAD from the coding sequence ATGTCTGTTGAAAGCACCGAAGAGGCAACGGCCGCTGCCGCCGGGGAACTGGTAGAAGCCACAGAAGAAACTTCCGAAGAAGGCGCTGCTGCCGGCAGGGGCACTTCCGTGAGCCGCCTCGAGGAAGAGGGCGATATCGCCGCAGACTACCTTGAGGAACTCCTCGACATTGCCGATATCGACGGCGACATCGACATTGAGGTTCGCAACGGCCGCACCTACATCTCCATCGCGGCCGAAGACGACTCCGAGGGGCTTGAGAGCCTGGTAGGCCGCGACGGTGAAGTGCTCGAAGCCCTTCAGGAACTTGCTCGCCTGTCCGTGCTGTCGGCGACCGAGAGCCGTTCCCGCCTGGTGCTCGACATCAACGGTTACCGCAAGGAACGTGCCGGCGATCTGCAGCAGATTGCCGAAGACGCCGTCGCGAAGGTCAAGGAGACCGGCGCCTCTGTTGCGCTTGCACCTATGAGCGCCTACGAGCGCAAGATTGTGCACGATGCTGTTGCGGACCTCGGTTTCGTATCCGAGTCCGAGGGCGAAGGCGCTGGCCGCCACATCGTGGTTTCGGCCGACTAA
- the rnpA gene encoding ribonuclease P protein component codes for MLAARNRLRTSTDFSTTVRSGVRNGRRNLVLYTASIGAGEPSRIGFIVSKAVGNAVTRNLVKRRLREAGALSLNRHGTGLAVVVRALPAAATASWDQLLTDYNAALAATTKRLGGSSPRVVSPTQGTTTEGTPRA; via the coding sequence GTGCTAGCCGCCCGTAACCGTCTACGGACTTCTACCGACTTTTCAACAACTGTACGTTCCGGCGTCCGCAATGGACGCCGGAACTTAGTGTTATATACGGCATCTATTGGTGCCGGAGAACCGAGCCGCATCGGCTTCATCGTTTCCAAAGCTGTCGGGAACGCTGTGACCAGGAACCTCGTTAAGAGGAGACTGAGAGAAGCAGGTGCTTTGTCTTTGAATAGGCATGGCACGGGTCTTGCTGTTGTGGTCCGGGCGTTGCCCGCGGCTGCGACAGCGAGCTGGGACCAGCTGCTGACGGATTACAACGCCGCCTTGGCGGCAACCACGAAACGGCTCGGCGGATCCTCTCCGCGAGTTGTTTCGCCCACCCAGGGCACCACAACGGAAGGGACACCGCGTGCATGA
- the rpmH gene encoding 50S ribosomal protein L34 yields the protein MSKRTFQPNNRRRAKKHGFRLRMRTRAGRAILAARRGKGRVELSA from the coding sequence GTGAGCAAGCGGACTTTTCAGCCGAATAACCGCCGTCGGGCCAAGAAGCATGGCTTCCGCCTTCGTATGCGCACCCGTGCCGGCCGTGCCATCCTGGCCGCCCGTCGTGGCAAGGGCCGCGTCGAACTGTCGGCCTAA
- the yidD gene encoding membrane protein insertion efficiency factor YidD gives MHELNAAVVRFFRVAPGILGKFLWELPRNVLIILLKTYRRIISPLYGQVCRFFPSCSAYALEAVTVHGAVKGSWLAVRRLARCHPWNAGGVDHVPAGHRHWPEGQTPTIVVLNNPDQFLAVWSDEDGRRTAA, from the coding sequence GTGCATGAGCTGAACGCCGCCGTCGTCCGCTTCTTTAGAGTCGCTCCGGGGATCCTCGGAAAATTTCTGTGGGAGCTGCCGCGCAACGTCCTCATCATCTTGTTGAAGACGTATCGCAGGATCATCTCTCCCTTGTACGGCCAGGTGTGCCGATTCTTCCCATCCTGCTCGGCGTATGCCCTCGAAGCGGTGACGGTACATGGTGCCGTCAAGGGAAGTTGGCTCGCAGTGCGGCGCCTTGCGCGTTGCCACCCCTGGAACGCCGGCGGCGTGGACCACGTCCCCGCCGGACATCGTCACTGGCCCGAAGGCCAGACGCCCACAATTGTTGTACTGAACAACCCGGACCAGTTCCTGGCTGTGTGGTCTGATGAAGACGGTCGCCGCACAGCGGCCTGA